The Bremerella cremea genome window below encodes:
- a CDS encoding sugar phosphate isomerase/epimerase family protein, with product MMQLGFVSAILPEADLEQVFVTAAAYDYDCVEVACWPFSGPDQKFGGTAHIDVANLNATYREEIKHLIHKYEVQISALAYYPNPLSPNPEEAKVASEHIRQVIVAAAVLGIGQMNTFIGRDPAQTVDANWPRMLDTWGPLVEYAAQHEVKIGIENCPMLFNDQQWPGGLNLATTPAIWRRLFQDLPSPNLGLNYDPSHLVWQQIDYLYPMREFASRLFHVHAKDTRVDWHALKDAGIFALPPHFHADKLPGLGDVDWGSFIATLGNVGYRGPVCVEVEDATYEGSLDDRYLALKHSSHYLRNFIPRRYPKNPSRK from the coding sequence ATGATGCAACTCGGTTTTGTTAGCGCAATCCTCCCCGAAGCCGATCTGGAACAAGTCTTTGTCACAGCCGCCGCTTATGACTACGACTGCGTCGAGGTTGCTTGCTGGCCTTTTTCGGGGCCTGATCAAAAGTTCGGTGGAACGGCCCATATCGATGTCGCGAATCTCAACGCGACTTATCGAGAAGAAATCAAGCATCTGATCCACAAGTACGAGGTGCAAATCAGTGCGTTGGCCTATTACCCGAATCCTCTTTCGCCCAACCCTGAAGAAGCGAAGGTAGCTTCCGAGCATATACGCCAAGTGATTGTGGCCGCTGCCGTACTGGGAATCGGGCAGATGAACACCTTCATCGGGCGTGATCCTGCTCAGACCGTCGACGCCAATTGGCCCCGCATGCTCGATACTTGGGGACCACTGGTCGAGTACGCCGCGCAGCACGAAGTGAAAATCGGCATCGAGAACTGCCCGATGCTATTCAACGATCAGCAGTGGCCAGGGGGCTTAAATCTGGCAACGACGCCGGCTATCTGGCGACGTCTGTTTCAAGATCTGCCGAGCCCCAATTTAGGACTCAACTACGATCCATCCCATTTGGTGTGGCAGCAAATTGATTATCTTTACCCCATGCGCGAGTTCGCTTCTCGGCTGTTCCATGTGCATGCCAAAGATACCCGCGTTGATTGGCACGCACTAAAGGACGCCGGCATCTTTGCCTTGCCTCCCCACTTCCACGCCGACAAATTACCCGGCCTTGGGGACGTCGACTGGGGCAGCTTTATTGCCACGCTGGGCAATGTGGGCTACCGGGGCCCGGTCTGTGTGGAAGTGGAAGACGCCACCTACGAAGGCTCACTCGACGACCGCTACTTGGCGCTTAAGCACAGTAGCCACTACCTGAGAAACTTCATCCCTCGCCGCTACCCTAAGAATCCCTCGCGAAAGTAA